A genomic stretch from Streptomyces sp. QL37 includes:
- a CDS encoding HIT domain-containing protein: MLTGMTSEPEQQIGVGTPDAFQRLWTPHRMAYIQGESKPSGPGAGDGCPFCEIPSKSDEDGLIVARGERVYAVLNLYPYNGGHLMVVPYRHVADYTELDGPETVELADFTKRAMVALRAASGAHGFNIGMNQGAEAGAGIAAHLHQHVVPRWGGDTNFMPVVGHTKVLPQLLGDTRTMLAGVWPAALSA, encoded by the coding sequence ATGCTGACCGGCATGACGAGTGAGCCGGAACAGCAGATCGGAGTGGGGACGCCCGACGCGTTCCAGCGCCTGTGGACGCCCCACCGGATGGCCTACATCCAGGGTGAGAGCAAGCCGAGCGGCCCGGGAGCCGGGGACGGCTGTCCGTTCTGCGAGATTCCCTCGAAGTCCGACGAGGACGGGCTCATCGTCGCCCGGGGCGAGCGGGTCTACGCCGTGCTCAATCTGTATCCGTACAACGGCGGGCACCTGATGGTGGTGCCGTACCGGCACGTGGCCGACTACACCGAGCTCGACGGCCCCGAGACCGTGGAGCTGGCCGACTTCACCAAGCGGGCCATGGTCGCGCTGCGGGCCGCCTCCGGGGCGCACGGCTTCAACATCGGGATGAACCAGGGCGCCGAGGCCGGCGCGGGTATCGCGGCGCACCTCCACCAGCATGTGGTGCCCCGCTGGGGCGGGGACACCAACTTCATGCCGGTCGTCGGTCACACGAAGGTGCTTCCTCAGCTGCTGGGGGACACCCGGACGATGCTGGCCGGTGTGTGGCCGGCCGCACTGTCCGCCTGA